Proteins found in one Homalodisca vitripennis isolate AUS2020 chromosome 4, UT_GWSS_2.1, whole genome shotgun sequence genomic segment:
- the LOC124359352 gene encoding vesicular acetylcholine transporter yields the protein MDSLNPLRACWDKFGTLNVPVVNLEVKEVKDIVWDKLQEPKSQRKLILVIVSIALLLDNMLYMVIVPIIPDYLRYIGAWGDEPYNASIKGPRSHHGQDQATGVLFASKAIVQLMVNPFSGALIDRIGYDLPMMIGLCIMFLSTAVFACGRSYGVLFFARSLQGVGSAFADTSGLAMIADRFTEESERSKALGIALAFISFGCLVAPPFGGALYQFAGKEVPFLILAFVSLMDGFMLLLVMKPFKESMRDKREVGAAPTVPIWRLFMDPYIAVCAGALMMSNVALAFLEPTISLWMEDNLTTDNWKIGMIWLPAFFPHVLGVVVTVKMAKQYPQYQWLMAAGGLALEGLCCFMIPFSSSYKMLMIPICGICFGIALIDTALLPTLGYLVDVRYVSVYGSIYAIADISYSLAYAIGPIIAGGVVEAIGFTALNVGIAFSNLLYAPVLVYLRHIYDFKPFENEANILMSDPPDKQYQTYTMHDQQPVQGDYKNHLEYSKYQENDTSYQDGQMQETNLDQAKVTSDTGYQSNNYNQYQRNEPTYQYQQQGYQQNQPYQRQQPEPPRSDTNPFRSATESGGDSNPFRQGMGYQ from the coding sequence ATGGATTCATTAAATCCTTTGAGAGCTTGTTGGGACAAGTTTGGGACACTCAATGTCCCTGTAGTTAACTTAGAGGTTAAGGAGGTGAAAGACATAGTATGGGACAAACTTCAAGAACCAAAATCCCAGAGAAAACTGATTTTAGTAATAGTGTCTATAGCACTGTTGCTAGACAATATGTTGTACATGGTTATAGTTCCCATTATTCCGGACTATCTGAGGTACATAGGCGCCTGGGGAGACGAACCTTACAATGCATCCATCAAAGGTCCAAGATCTCACCACGGACAAGACCAAGCCACTGGAGTTCTGTTCGCTTCCAAAGCAATAGTGCAGTTAATGGTCAACCCATTCTCCGGAGCACTTATTGATAGGATAGGATATGATCTTCCTATGATGATAGGGCTTTGTATCATGTTCTTATCCACAGCAGTTTTTGCTTGCGGTAGAAGTTATGGAGTACTATTCTTCGCTAGGAGTCTGCAAGGAGTTGGTTCAGCTTTCGCTGACACGTCAGGCTTAGCAATGATAGCAGACAGATTTACCGAAGAATCAGAAAGATCTAAAGCTCTTGGTATTGCTCTAGCTTTCATAAGTTTCGGGTGTTTGGTCGCTCCTCCATTCGGTGGTGCATTGTATCAGTTTGCAGGAAAGGAAGTGCCTTTCCTCATCCTGGCTTTTGTTTCTTTGATGGATGGATTTATGTTGCTACTTGTCATGAAACCGTTTAAGGAATCGATGAGGGACAAAAGAGAAGTAGGTGCAGCACCGACTGTACCGATATGGAGGTTGTTCATGGACCCCTACATCGCTGTATGCGCGGGAGCCTTGATGATGTCCAACGTCGCTTTGGCCTTCTTGGAACCTACAATATCCCTCTGGATGGAAGATAACTTGACAACTGACAACTGGAAGATCGGAATGATATGGTTACCCGCTTTCTTTCCCCATGTGTTAGGAGTGGTCGTCACAGTGAAGATGGCCAAGCAGTATCCTCAATACCAGTGGCTCATGGCGGCTGGCGGTTTAGCATTAGAAGGTCTGTGTTGTTTCATGATCCCCTTCTCCAGTAGCTACAAGATGCTGATGATTCCAATATGTGGTATCTGCTTTGGAATCGCTTTAATAGACACGGCTCTCCTTCCCACCCTAGGGTATCTTGTCGACGTCAGGTATGTCTCCGTGTACGGTTCGATCTACGCCATCGCCGACATTTCTTACTCCCTAGCTTACGCTATCGGACCAATCATCGCTGGAGGAGTAGTTGAAGCCATCGGATTCACAGCCCTCAACGTAGGTATAGCGTTTTCGAATCTCCTTTACGCCCCAGTTTTAGTATATCTTAGGCACATATATGACTTCAAGCCTTTCGAAAATGAAGCGAACATTCTGATGTCCGATCCCCCCGATAAGCAGTACCAGACTTACACGATGCACGACCAACAGCCCGTCCAGGGAGACTACAAGAACCATCTGGAATACTCCAAGTACCAGGAGAACGATACGAGTTACCAGGACGGTCAGATGCAGGAGACGAACTTAGATCAGGCCAAAGTCACGTCCGATACGGGTTATCAGTCCAACAACTACAACCAGTACCAACGAAACGAACCTACATACCAGTACCAGCAACAAGGCTACCAGCAGAACCAACCGTATCAGCGACAACAGCCAGAGCCTCCTAGGAGTGACACGAACCCGTTTAGAAGTGCCACTGAGTCTGGAGGTGATAGTAACCCCTTCAGACAGGGCATGGGGTACCAGTAG